Within the Pseudomonas putida genome, the region TGACACTCAATGGCACACGCACGTCGCTGCACGTCCAACCCTGGACCACCCTGCTCGATCTGCTGCGCGAGCAACTCGACCTGATCGGCAGCAAGAAAGGCTGTGACCATGGCCAGTGCGGCGCCTGCACGGTGCTGCGCGACGGCAAGCGGGTCAATGCCTGCCTGACCCTTGCCGTGATGTGCGACGGCGCCGACCTGGTCACGGTCGAGGGGCTGGCCCAAGGCGAGCAACTGCACCCCATGCAGCGCGCCTTCATTACCCATGACGCCTTCCAGTGCGGCTATTGCACTCCCGGTCAGATCTGTTCTGCCGTCGGGCTGGCCCACGAAGGCCGCGCCGTCACCCGTGAAGACATCCGCGAGCACATGAGCGGCAATCTCTGCCGCTGCGGCGCCTACAGCAATATCATCGCGGCGGTCGAAGAGGCATTGCCGCTGATGCAGGCTGCCGTCGAGCCGCAGGGAGGGCCGAAGCCATGACGCCTTTCAGCTACCACAGGCCATCTTCGGTCAGCGAAGCGGTGAACCTGGCGGACGGCGCCAGCCGTTTCATTGCCGGCGGCACCAACCTGGTCGATCTGATGAAGGAGAACGTGGTCCGCCCGGCGCGCCTGATCGACATCACTGCCCTGGACTTGAAAGGTATCGAGCCCACTGCGAACGGCGGCGTGCTGATCGGCGCGTTGGTCAGCAACGCCGACCTGGCCTGGAATGCCTTGATCGAGCAGCACTACCCGTTGCTGTCCCAGGCGATCCTTGCCGGCGCATCGCCGCAGCTGCGCAACATGGCGACCACCGGGGGCAACTTGCTGCAGCGCACCCGCTGCTATTACTTCTATGACACCGGCACCCCTTGCAACAAACGTGAGCCGGGCAGCGGGTGCCCTGCCCGCTCGGGCCTCAATCGCAGCCACGCCATCCTGGGCGCCAGCGATGCCTGCGTCGCCACCCACCCTTCGGACATGTGTGTGGCACTGGCAGCACTCGATGCGGTGGTCCACGTGCAAGGCCGGGCGGGAACGCGGCAGATACCCTTTGCCGACTTTCACCGTTTGCCGGGCGACACACCACAACACGACAACCACCTCTCAGCCGATGAGCTGATCACCGCGATCGAGTTGCCGCCCCCTGAATTTGCGCAGCACGCCCGCTACCTGAAGATTCGTGACCGTGCCTCCTACGCATTTGCCCTGGTGTCCGTCGCCGCCGCACTGAAGCTTGATGGCGAAGTGATCCAGGACGCCCGGGTGGCCCTGGGAGGCGTGGCGCACAAGCCTTGGCGAGACCGGGCCGTGGAAATGACCCTGCAAGGGCAAAGGGTTTCCGAGGCGCTCTTCGAGCGCGCGGCCCAAGCGTGGCTACAAGCGGCTCAACCGCTGAGCCACAACGCATTCAAAGTGGAACTCGCCAAACGCGCGATCGTCCGTGCGCTCAGTGAAGCCGCGGGGGGCACCAGCATTCAGAGGACAACGCCATGAGCCTGACGACCCACGTGGTGGGCAAACCCCTGGACCGAGTGGATGGCGTGGCCAAGGTGACTGGCACAGCGCGGTATGCCGGTGAGTACCCCGAGGCGGGGCTGCTGCACGCCAGTGTGGTATCGAGCACCATCGCCCGCGGCAGGGTGCGCGCCATCGACACGACCCAGGCAATGCAGTTGCCCGGCGTGGTCGCGGTGCTGCACCACGCCAATCGCCCACGCATTTCCAGCTATGACGACGATTACAGTGATGCCGACTCGGCCGAAGGCTCCCCGTTCCGGCCGCTGTTCAACGACCGTGTGCTGTACAGCGGGCAACCGCTGGCACTGGTGGTCGCCGAGAGCCTTGAACTGGCACGCCATGCCGGCGCCCTGGTGCGCATCGACTACAGCGAAGAGCCGCACCAGACCGACCTGGGCGCGGTGCTCGACCAGACGCACCCGGCACCCGCTGAAACGCCAGAGCCCCGCGGTGATTTCGCTGGGTATTACGCTCAAGCCGCAGTACGGGTCGATGCCACCTACGACACGCCCATCGAGCATCACAACCCGATGGAGCCCCACGCGTCGACCGTTCTCTACAAAGCGGGAGACACCCTGGAAATTCATGACAAGACCCAGGGCACGCAGAACTGTCAGGACTACTTGCATAAGGTGTTCGGCCTGCCCAAACAGAACATCAGGGTGCTCGCCGCTTTTGTCGGCGGTGCCTTCGGCTCCGGGCTGCGGCCGCAATACCAGTTGCCGCTGGCCGTGATGGCAGCCCTGCACCTGAAACGTTCGGTGCGCCTTACCCTCACACGCCAACAGATGTTCACCTTCGGCTACCGCCCCCGTACCCAGCAACGGCTGCGCCTGGGCGCGGCGGCCGATGGCAAGCTGCTGGCGGTTGCCCACGACGCGCTCGGCCAGACCTCGCGCTTCGAAGACTTCACCGAACACCTGGTGGAATGGAGCGGCATGCTCTACCACTGCGACAACGTTGCGCTCAGTTATCGCCTTGCGCCGCTGGATGTCTACACCCCGCTGGACATGCGTGCGCCGGGTGCCGCGTCCGGCGTGCTGGCGTTGGAGTGCGCGATGGATGAGTTGGCATGTGCCGCGAACCTTGACCCCCTCGAACTGCGTCGCCGCAACTTCGCCAGCCACAATGGCAACGACGGCAAACCCTATTCCAGCAAAGAGCTGTTGGCCTGTTATGACCAGGGCGCCGCGCGCTTCGGCTGGGGCAAACGTACTTCAAAGCCACGCAGCATGCGCCAGGGCCAGCAATTGATCGGCTGGGGCGTGGCGGGTGGGGTCTGGGAAGCGTTGCAGATGAAGGCCAGCGCCCGGGCCTGCTTCGACAGCCGCGGGCATTTGACCGTCAGTAGCGCTACCACCGACATAGGCACCGGCACCTATACCGTGATGACCCAGATTGCTGCGGACGCTGCCGGGGTCTTGCCACAGGACGTGACCTTCCTGCTGGGCGACTCCTCACTGCCGCCCGCGCCGTTGCAGGGTGGTTCGTTCACGGTGTCCTCAGTGGGTTCGGCGGTGCAGCAGGCCTGCCAGACCCTGCGCACCAAGGTCCTGGAACTCGCACGGCACAATTTTCCCGAAATAGCTGCAATACCGGTAGAAAATATGACCTTCGCGCAAGGCTACCTGCAAGCGGGGGAACACCGTATCGCCATCGCCAGCATCGCCGCAACGTCCACGGACGGCGAGCTGCAGGTGCAGATCGACGCCGAGCCTGGTGCCGGACGCACGCCGTTCTCGACCGCTACCCATTCGGCCGTCTTCGTCGAGGTACAGGTGGACGA harbors:
- a CDS encoding (2Fe-2S)-binding protein, with amino-acid sequence MSTNSQQGVDGHPISLTLNGTRTSLHVQPWTTLLDLLREQLDLIGSKKGCDHGQCGACTVLRDGKRVNACLTLAVMCDGADLVTVEGLAQGEQLHPMQRAFITHDAFQCGYCTPGQICSAVGLAHEGRAVTREDIREHMSGNLCRCGAYSNIIAAVEEALPLMQAAVEPQGGPKP
- a CDS encoding FAD binding domain-containing protein, which produces MTPFSYHRPSSVSEAVNLADGASRFIAGGTNLVDLMKENVVRPARLIDITALDLKGIEPTANGGVLIGALVSNADLAWNALIEQHYPLLSQAILAGASPQLRNMATTGGNLLQRTRCYYFYDTGTPCNKREPGSGCPARSGLNRSHAILGASDACVATHPSDMCVALAALDAVVHVQGRAGTRQIPFADFHRLPGDTPQHDNHLSADELITAIELPPPEFAQHARYLKIRDRASYAFALVSVAAALKLDGEVIQDARVALGGVAHKPWRDRAVEMTLQGQRVSEALFERAAQAWLQAAQPLSHNAFKVELAKRAIVRALSEAAGGTSIQRTTP
- a CDS encoding xanthine dehydrogenase family protein molybdopterin-binding subunit → MSLTTHVVGKPLDRVDGVAKVTGTARYAGEYPEAGLLHASVVSSTIARGRVRAIDTTQAMQLPGVVAVLHHANRPRISSYDDDYSDADSAEGSPFRPLFNDRVLYSGQPLALVVAESLELARHAGALVRIDYSEEPHQTDLGAVLDQTHPAPAETPEPRGDFAGYYAQAAVRVDATYDTPIEHHNPMEPHASTVLYKAGDTLEIHDKTQGTQNCQDYLHKVFGLPKQNIRVLAAFVGGAFGSGLRPQYQLPLAVMAALHLKRSVRLTLTRQQMFTFGYRPRTQQRLRLGAAADGKLLAVAHDALGQTSRFEDFTEHLVEWSGMLYHCDNVALSYRLAPLDVYTPLDMRAPGAASGVLALECAMDELACAANLDPLELRRRNFASHNGNDGKPYSSKELLACYDQGAARFGWGKRTSKPRSMRQGQQLIGWGVAGGVWEALQMKASARACFDSRGHLTVSSATTDIGTGTYTVMTQIAADAAGVLPQDVTFLLGDSSLPPAPLQGGSFTVSSVGSAVQQACQTLRTKVLELARHNFPEIAAIPVENMTFAQGYLQAGEHRIAIASIAATSTDGELQVQIDAEPGAGRTPFSTATHSAVFVEVQVDEALGTIKVTRVVSAVAAGRVVNPKTARSQILGGVVWGLGMALQEATQTDHQLGRILNHNLAEYHIPVHADIADIEVMFVDEDDDIVNELGSKGVGEIGIVGVAAAVANAVYHATGKRVRAFPITLDKVL